From the genome of Drosophila gunungcola strain Sukarami chromosome 3L unlocalized genomic scaffold, Dgunungcola_SK_2 000005F, whole genome shotgun sequence:
GTTAAATCGCAATCATACAACTTCTTAGATACATAGAAATACACTAAACcatgaatattttaaacatatttatccCATTTGTTATCACTAAATCGTAAAAATTAACTACATAATCACTTCAATCAATTTCTTTCTTTGAGTCTGCGAATTGTAATGTGTTTCGAAATGGACGATTATGGCAAATTGCGTTTGTTTTCGCTTTCGTTCGGTTCAGGGGCAGACTTCGTGCGTGTTCGAGTTCCATCTGCTGGCTGTGAGGCGATCATCTGGAGGAGATCACTCCCGGTCCAAGTCACGTCCGGTCAGGTTCAAGTTCAATGTGCATGGAGCATGGAGCCGCGGGCACAGGAAGCACTCGATTGCAGTTGTTATGCAAACCAGTTAGACGCAATCCCCTCTCAATagctgtttgtttttttggggtttaTTTAATCGCCTATCTTGGCCAGATATCTGGCAATATATATGTGGCGTATCCAGGAGGCATCCGCATTGCGCAAGTGAAGGTATTATCGCGGCGGGAGGTTCTTTGCATAATCCACCAGCCATCCAGCGAATCCAGCGCTCGTTCCAAGGCACTGGGCACACACACgaattaaatcaaatgaaatcaaataaaatacaacaaaaaaaatacaacaaaaatacaaaataaaagagaggaggtgcaaaatatttctggtaAAATCTCTGCCTTGGTGGGTGCATCGGCAGCGACGCCGCTTTGTCATTCGACTGGTTCCAGCTGCGCCTCTTCGAGCCACAAAACCAGACCACTTTCTTGCTGCTCAGCTCAGTTGCCGAAAGAAAGTCCGACGAGTCGTGACCGACCGGGAGTCGTCGCTAGAAAAATCTCATTTTCAATCTCAATCTCAGTCACCatctcaaactcaaactcagtTCAAAAACTCCAGCTCCAACTCCAATTTGATTTTTGGATTCGGAATCGCTGGACCGCCGCCAATGAAAGTTGTGTGCTGTTGATGCTCGCGTCGAATtcggaatttgtttttgaaaaaacgcGACTACTGACTACTGCGTGGAGTTTAATTCGCGTTTTGTCTACCGCTCAAAATGTGcaatttgttttggctttCGGCCTGTTTTGTAAGCGATTAAATAATATGTGAATTAATTGTGCTGCCATCTCATGTGTGCTGTCGCAGGAGGGCTCTTAAAAAGTGTAATAAcaaaactttgtttaaaaaaaaggattctAAGAAGCAGTTAAGCTTTTGTGTACAAGAGAATTACAAAAATTCGATTGAAATATTGTAATAAAAGCTAGTtagataaatataattttccaaTATAAAGACTTCTCCtgatttttgctttatttaccatcttaatataaaatgtatctaGTCATTACACTTTGATataatgtaatatattttaattgttaatgtcatcaatttcaattaaatttgccaaatataaaatcgaaaaaagcACATTTTGTGCAATCATAAAGAAAATTCTAAAGTAAAATACGAAGTGAAGTCTAACTGAtagataataaaaatttttaatagtttagtAAAATATGGGTAATGACTTAATATTGATATTGAGATTTATAGAAAATGCCGTTTATAATTTATGGCTAGAATAAgaattttatgttatttaaatattgagtTACTAATTAATTGTCACTGTGCTTTAAATTAGTAATTGTCAAAGGCTATAACAAGTATATAGGAATGTTAGGTTAAACATATATTGATATTCATTTCCAATAGGCATAGGTTTAAACATTGTTGAGAGAGCAAGCCAAACAAGTCATGGCCAAATATCAAAAAACAAGCAGCTGCAAATGGATTCGCGCTCACACCTGAACCTGGCGACGATCAGGTTCAATGCTTGGCTCCTTCGGGTGCCCAGTTGCACCACCTCCCCACCCAATCCCTGCTCCTCCCCGATTGGCTGGATTGCGTGAGACCAGCCAGCCGGCAAAGTCGCCTCCAAAGTCGATGCAACAATTACGCCAGGCTCCTGGCGAGCAAGACTCGTGACTCGTGACTCGATTGCCACTGGTTGCCATCACCCGGCAACTATGTTACGTGTGAAGAGCTAGGGAAACTGCTGGCCGCCAGAGAGGCACTGAGGCGGAAGCCACCAGTGAGCCTAAGTTGGAAAGTCAAAGGTTGGCTCCACCAAAAGACACAAGCACACAGAGATGACAGCATTTAAGTTTGGGTGGGAGAAAGTTTATGTGTCtgatgacattttttttttttttttgcggaagATTAACCCACTCACCCTTCGCCTCTTATATTTCTGCCCCTTTCCCCCTTTTAGCTGGCTGTCTGGCTGCCCTTCGCCCTGAGCGAATCATCGAATGCACAGCAAGTGTTGAGCGGGAGCCCAAGACGGAGCCCAAGACGGAACTGGTGCCCACGGCGGAGAAACTGATCCGGTATCGGCGACAACCGCCCTTCGCCGTGGTCAAGCGCTCCAAGTTGCGGCGACGGACCAAGGGTCATCCGAAGCTCAAGTACGGACCACCTCCGCCACCACACATTCGCTACTCGAAGCCCTCGTTTGAAGCGCAACATATCGAGGAGCCCAGCTTCTCGATCGATGACTTCCAGCATCTGAAGTTCGATGGAGCGGATTTCAAGATACCCACTTCGAGCTACGAAGCGCAGTCCATGGATCTGGATTTCTATAACCACGACACGGAACCCGATCTCTATGGGGCGCACAAGTTTCCCAGCCTGGACTTTGGCTTGGTGACCACCCATGAACACGTTCCCCACCAGAAGTACGGATTGCCTCCGCTGCAGCAGAGCTTCCAGCCGGATCACTCCTTTGCTCGCACTATGAGCCACCGCCACCTCCTGCTCCGCCGGCCCATCCGCCGGCCCAGCCACTCGCTACGGAGTGCCCACTGCTCCGGCACCCGTTCCCAGCTATCCGCATCAGGATCTGCCAGCTCCCGATTCGTATTCCATTTATGAGCAGAAGATCCCCAATGTGGGCTACCATCAGAACTTTGCCGAGCCACCGAAACCGAAGGCAACACATGGTTCCAATCATAATGCCAACTTTGAGATTGCCTATTCACCGCCCGCTTTTGAGATCAGCACATCCTATCAGCAAAATCACCAGCAGAGCTATGTGCCACCTCATCCATCGCCATCTCATGATGGATTCGCTGAGCCACCGTCTAATAACTATGTGAAGCCTGCCCAGCATCCTTCATCCAATAGCTATGCGCCACCTCAGCATCCCTCTTCCAATTATGAACAGCCTGCTCAGCATCCTTCTTCTAGTTATGACCATTCACCTCCACATCCCTCCTTCCAGTTATGATCATTCACCTCCACAACATCCCTCTTCCAGTTATGATCATCCAGAGCAACATCCCTCCTCCAGTTATGATCATTCACCTCCACAACATCCCTCCTCCAGCTATGAGCAACCACCTCAGGATCACTCCAACAACTATAAACATCAGGCTCCTTCATCAACCTACGACCAACCACCTCAGCATCCTCCCACAAACTACATATCCTCCGATTCCCATACCATTCAGAGCTATCCACAGGATGAGTATGCACCACCCTCGCAGGAGTTGCCGTTGAATCCACACCACAAGTTCCCTAGTTTTGACTTTCCCAAATCCAGCTACGAAGTGCCCATCTACGATCCTGTGCCCTTCGAAGCCTCCACTCGGGATGAGCAGGAGTCGTATCCACCCATTCTGGCCTCCTCACCCGATCACAATGAAATTGCTTCAGATGCCCATGCGGCTGGCAGTTCCAAGCGGCGAAAGAGGAAGCGTAAGCCCAGTGCGGGAATTGTGCCCGCAAAGCATACTCTCGATGTTCCTGAGCTCCAGCAGGCCTACGATGCGGATGGCCATTCAGGGCATTCAGGGGAATCGAATGAGAACGCGGATACGGATACGAATAGCTCACACTTTGTGGAGCGCAAGCAGACCTTCTTTAATTTTGTGACACCCACAACAACGACGACGACATCGACTACGGCGGCACCTTGGAGTCCCATGAGGGGCAGGAGCAGCACAACCCGCACGGCGTTCTTACCCACCTTAGTGACCAGTACTCCGGAAACACCCACTACCGGAAGGAGTAGAAATCGCGGAGCCTCGCGATATCGCACCAATCCACAACCCGTGAATCCTGATCCCATCACCACAGAGGTAAGGATTGATCAATCCCACTCACAGAGCTACTACGATGGCACCATTGCACCACCCACCCGGCAGCAGTTCTCACCCACAACCGGAGTACGTGGCTCGCGACCCACTCGTCCGGGTTATGTGAGGACCAATCATGGACCAGTGTCGCCACTGGCCCTGCAGCCAGCAGATCCCGGCAGAGGTGCACCCACCTCCAAGAGAACCACTAAGGGCGTCTTCGATACGACGCTGTTCAAGAGCCCCTTGAGCGATCGCGAAATGGAGCGGAATCTCCATGGGCTGCGTCAGAACTTGCCAAAAAACCACAAACTATACTGAGTTCTCAACTGAATTAGCTTAAAGACTTGGTTAACTATACTTAGACTTTAGCATTAGGTTATTAAGTTGTATTGCAAACTAGGCTAAGATGTtgaataaattgaaataactATTATACGTTTCTCATTGATATCTTATTACTCACCATGCGTTCAATGAAGTTCCTCCACTTTTTGCTGGTGCTGTACATTTGGAAGTCATTGAAGAAGACAGGACCAGAGGAAGTTGAAGGCAGATCTGGTAGAGTGGAGTCCAAATTGAAGGCAAAGCGACATTTCTCCAGCAGGGCTTTCATCACAGGCATCAAAAAGGAATACTCCTCCGGATTGCCAACTGCAAAGATAATAGTAACACTTTGTTAGGTATGATCAAGGTCACAATGTGGTTTTAAAACCCACCTTCAATGGCATTGTCCAAAGCCCTATTGATGCTGTACAAAAGGTAAGAAAGCTCCGCTGGATCCTCAGTAGAACGACTTTGGAGGATAGCATGCAGTTTGGCCGTGGCCATGGCCACGATACCAGGATTCGGGTGATGTGAGCACTTGAGCAGCAGGCCCAGGCACAATCGAATCATGTCCGACCAGTCGTCAGAGGATCCCTGCTGAAAGATCATCAGGGCGTCCAGCAGGGCCAGCACACCGTCCAGCAGTTTGGTGGAACACTTCTTGGACTCGTCCTCGTTGGAGCCCAAGACCACCAGTTCGTAAACCATGCGCAGGATGTGCGAGGCATTCTCCTGGTTGACCAGCGTCTGACTGCCGTGCTCCGAAAGGTCGAAGAGTGAGGCCTGCACGGCCATCTCAAGAATCCGGAGGCGCAGTGAGAGATGCGAAGTGATCAGCTCGTTGTTCAAAGCCAACAAGTTAATGCAACCTAAAACTTGGCCACGCTCCTGCCAGCACTGCGGATGATCGTTGGGAATACCGCGCCAGAAAATATTGAAGAGTGTGTTTGAGACTAGATAGACCAACTGCTCCTCGGTGTCCACATCGCCATAGGCCACAAAGTCAAAAGCAGAGGTGCTCTAAGGGGGAAATTATCAATGatttacatattttcttataaataataagttatttttactTCCAAGGAGTCGCTTTTCTTGGGCGGTCCATGGGGGGATTGTGTGGAACTGTCGGAGCTTAGGGATTCCTCACGCTGTATGGAAGGCGTCTGGGCGCCATCGGCGGTGTCCGTGGAGCTGCCCAAAGTTAACGACTCAAAAGTGTCCTGCAGATCGTGGGTGGTCTGCCGAATGACCGAGAACAAGCTGCTGGCATTTTCAACCACAGCTCCGGAGACAGATTCAGCCAGTTCTAAAATTTACATACAttcttaattaataaatactgATAGACCAATAAAGTTACCTTTAATTTCGCTCTCAATAACAGTGGCTGCCTCGGAAACACTAGCTTGGATTTCGTTGAGTATCAAGCCACTGTCGCTCAACTcctcctgttgctgctgctgaagttGTGCCAAGCCAATCTCCTGCTCCGAGAACGTAATAAGATCTGCTTGGGCCAGAAAACTTGAGTTATCCTCCAAAAGCACATCCAAGTTAATGCCAAAGCTGCGTCGCTTCTCCTCGTCTGGTGGCGAACTGGTGATGGGTTTGCGAATGAGCAAACGGGCAATGGACTCCTGCCAACCCGTTTGCTTGGCCATCGCTACCGTGGACTGCTGCTTGACGAAGGTGGTCTGCAGCAGTCGCTTGGCTATCTCCAGTTTCACGGGCAAATCAGAGCTGCTCACATGGTAGACGAGGAAGATGAGACCTGCGTAGTCCGGCTGCAGGCCCAGCATTTCATCTACCAAATGGAAGAGGATCGTAGAGCTAAGCGACATGGGGGTGATGAAGGAGAAGAAGCCAGGGAACATGCTCTGCTCGGTGGCCTGGTCGTACAGTCGGAGCACTTGCTTGTACTTCTGATGCACCCGCGAGGTGGCCAATAGTCCACTGATAAACTGGTGGTAGAAATAGAAAATGTAAGCAACTTAATTACATTAATAGAGTAAACAATCTCACCCTTATGGCCGCCTCTTGGATCTCATTGTTGTAGCTCTTGTCCACAAAGAAATTGTAGATGAGATTGGCGGACTGGGGTTCATGCAGGAGAAGAACCATCTGATCCTTGCAATTCTTGCCACGCACATAGAAGGTCATCATCTCGAGGAACTCCACGAGAACCACATCCTGTCGCACTGAAGCCAGAAAGGCCACCATTGAATTGACCTCCTTGATGTTTACCTCCTTTTGCAGATAGAACCGAATGATGCCGAAAAGCGTGGCCCGAATGGTCTTGGCATCGTCATCGCTGATGCTGTCCGGCGTGGAGTAGTACTGACGCACCACGTCCAGGACAAACTGTACGCCATACCGCTTGCGGAAGAACTTCCTGTCATTCTTGATCATGGCACTCAGGTACTGGGCATGTCCCAGTGTGATTTGGAACTGCAGTCGCGACCATATAGCAAAGTCGAACACAATGTGAGCGTACAATGCGTACAATGCGTCCAGGAGCTGTCCGCCCGCCTCCGCTTTGTGTCCTTGCAGCGACTCCATCAGCAGATGGGTGGCCATCAGGGCGTTCACATCGAACAGAGCGGGGGGACAGCGTTGGAGCATTGTGCCCACAATGGCTAGGCATTCGCTACTCAGCAGCTGCTCCTGGTTTGTCTCGTGCTCGTGGGTGAGGTAGCGCAGCAGGCAGAGAAAGCTGGCCAACGGATGCTGCAGCATCTTCCACTCGGTGTACGAGTTCGAGGAGAGCATCTCCCAGTCGGTGAACTCCTCGGCCGATGGCGTTGGGGCGCACGACAAGGATTCCTCGCTCACGCTGCCAATCGAGATGTCTGCCGCCTGATCCGAACTCACCAACCTATGCAGGATGGGTAGTATTGCACTGATGCCTCCGATACTGTTGATTGTCTCCTGGATCTTTACGATCTTGCAGTGCTGAGCACTAATCCTTCCCGGATATTTTCCGCCCGGTATCAGATCCTGGCAGGTACCATGCCACACTGCTCCCGGGGCATAGCAGAAAACGAAGCGAGAGTTGAGCTCGAGGAGATCATTGTCCTGCGAGAAGATCGAACTGAAATTGGAGCCCGCATCGAAGATGGTCTTCAGGCTGGTGGTGGGATCGGCCAGCAATACTCCGCCCAGATGTCCATGCAGGCAAGTCTGCTCCCCAAACACTGTGTCCTGCATGCCGATGGGAAAGTTCTTCACATTGGGATCAAAAGCCGTCTGTGTGCGCATAGGCAGGGTGAAGTAGTTGGATACCTAAAGGTATAATCCCAGTAAGACAcggaaaattacaaataaatagtGTTACACTTACATTTGCGGATAGGGTTCTTTCCAATAAACTGGGTAGCATTCCCTTGTAGATGGATCCGCTCTCCTGCGATGAGGACCTGGGCATAATCCCTGTCTTGGCCACTTCGCCTGGTTGTGGTGGTGCCACCACAGCTCCAATAGAGCAGTGTGTGAAGGGTTCGTTTATCGCCTGAACCTTCAATGTGGCACTGAGTTTCTGTACAAAATCCACATAGATGTTGATTTGACTATAGGAAAAGGGTCGCTTTGGTGGAGTTATGGCTACCGTCAGGTAATGCCATTGACCATCCATCAGCGTCTTTGTGGCTGTGGAGGATGTAAGGTACTCCCGCCTGGTCAAAGCAGCCACCACAACATTTCCATTGGGCTGGACAAAAACCTCAAATCCACTGCCACTGGCTGTCTGCAGTGCAAGCAGCATGCGTCGACTACTGGTCTGATCCTTCAGCTGATTGAAGCGCACCAGAATGTGGAAGATGAAGCCATACGAACCGGAGATGGTCCAGTTTCGAATGTCCGGCACAAGAATCCCATCGGTGGGCTGTTCAATTGAGAAGTACTGGGCGCAGGAGTTGCTGCCTCTCAAACTTTGCAGGGCAATCACCACCAGAGTCTGAAATgatcaattatttaaataaaacgaataataatatttaatagtgAGTTGTacctgctgcagctgcttgTTCTGCGGGAATCTTGTGCCCTGACGCAACAGCATAAAGATGCACTTTAGCTCTGCGGGCACAATACTGAGCTTGCTTAGTTCCTCTATCAGTTTGATGAGATTCTGGACGCAGTTTTCGGCCAGAGATTCAGCTTTCAAAAGGCAACCACACACAGCCTTGATAATATGACTACCGCAAGCTACAGATTTTCTGTTGaatgataataaaatgtattactCATCTATAGTTTTTACAATATTCACTTCACCCACGTTCCATAGTTGTCGGTGCAGCCCTTGAGCACAAGGTTTGTCACATGTAGCTGTTCCTGCTCCTGCAGCGTTGGCACCCAGTTAAGCAACTGCAGCATCACCTcgggcagcagcaacaagtgTCCACTTTCATCGTAGCCCAGCATGAAGCAAGTGTCCAAAAGAGCCACTGTTGGGTTTCCGAACTCCTGCAAGCTGGCAAAGAGCCTCTGGATGCGTTCAGCCTGACGCAACTGTGCAGCGGATTGCGCGGAGTGGCGCGTCAAAGTAGCCAAAGCCTCCATGGTGCTGCACAGGGAACTCGAATGGGAAATGTGCCAGggctaaatataaaatgttattaaatattattaaataaatgctaaACTATCAAACTTCCTACTCTTATTAGTTTTGGCAGACTGGTTAGCAGTTCCAGTAGATTGGAATCAGCGATTGCCTCACTAACACCGGCATCGCCAGCCACAAAGAATTTCACAGCCGCCACCGAGGAGGAGAGGGCGGCCATGTCGATGGCCACATCCTGGTCAGCATCGCTGGCTATATCGAAGTTGGCATCGCCGCTGTCAAAGTGCTTGGTGGCCAGCAGCTCTTGCAGAGCATCACAATAAAGTTGAACTAATGTAACTAGGTCTATTTGGCGCTGTTTTACAAGAGAGAGTTACGATTAGTAAGATGTAAAATTGATATAGTTAGTGACTTACTTCTTCCGGACTAGATTTTTGCAGCACTATGACCATCAGGGCATAGCACTGAAGGGCCACGCGGCGAAGCTTGCTGGCACTTTCCCACTGCCTCAGAATACTCATGGTGATGGATACCGTGGCGGGGCAAATGGCCTTCATGCCATTGCGCTGGGCGAACCAAAATCATCATTATGCGGATGGAATTCAACAGGGTCGTGGGACAGACAAGCAGTGGCATGCATGGACAACGGTTAGGGGGACAACAATGATCGGGACAACGGATGGTTCCACCACTCACCAAGTTATCACAGTCTAGCAGCCCATCACCCGAGCAGGGGGCAAGTGAAGAAGTGGTTAGAGCGTTAGTATTTCTATTTGTCAGGGTCGAGGAGGTCGAGTTTACAGACTTCTGTACTTTCAGCTGCAGCTGGAGGGGATCCAGCCACATCAACGATACacgaaatgaaacgaaacAAAAGTGGACAAGGAAACGGAATGATAGAGCTCTAATGAACATTAATAGCGAAAGCAGTGAGCATAAAGATAAGCTGTCAGGAAGTGAGGTTAATAGTTAAACGGTTTTCAAAGAAGTATGTATAGAAAGGACTACACAGGAGGGGACTGGAGACGCTTTCTGGCGCTACCTGCGAGCCGCAAATCACAGCGCCCAGTATATTCAGCAGACTCTCGCCCATTTCCGCATATCGGATGAGCTTCTCCTCCTGAAAGCAATCTGAAAGCAAGCCAACGCAATATGTTAGTGAGTCAAACAATTAAGGGGCAGTGATGGGAGGAGGCAATTAGGTGGGGCTCATATATAGATAAGCTACATTGCCTCTTGTATTCCACCTTACCATAAATAAATGGAACAATTTCCACATGAACCGAGTGCGGCTTGTAGGAGAGACTACTGTAGTCTGCCGTTTGGCCCCGCACAAAACTGCGCCATGTCAGATACGGATCGTACATGACCTCCAGGAAAGCCGAGAAGCTGCTGAACAGGTGGCTTATAGCGGGCACGGCCTGAGGCAGCTCCATTTGCTACAATAAAGTGATTGGTTATcggatttaataatttaattaagtaatCTACTTACTTGCTTGAACACTCTTGAGAGTATGGCTATCAGATTGGGCTTGTACTCGTATTTAATGACCGCCAGGATGTTGTCAAAGTGCCGGCACACAATCACCAGGCAGTCCACCAGAATGGCCACCTGTTCGATGGCCTCCTCCTGCAGTTTTCCTTCCGTTTCGCAGGCATCTCTGGCCACAATGATGAACTTGCCGATGGCGGGCAGCAGCTCATCCGGCAGGCGACCCAAATGGGGACCACTATCCGGCAGAACCTCGTTCCACATGGGGCAGCTCTCCGCCTGGAAGTCCAGCTGCAGTTGGCTCCTCCAAATGGCCACAAAGCGGGCCACAAACTGCCGGAAATGGGTCTCATCGTTCTGCAGGGAtgagagcgaaagagagggaaGGACTTAGCTTGAGCCTGTCTGGGATTATATAATCATTACACTGTTTACAATCGGTGAAAAACTGATAAACgattgccttttgttttgcgGTGACTAATGCTTTAAACATTTTGCGGCCGCCCCCGCAATCGGAGCACCTCCCCCGCTCTCCCACCGCCCATAATTCCGCTTCTTATCACTCGATTTACTCCAAAATGGGCCTCACCTTTGTCGTGTACTGCACCCAAAGGTTGTAAATATCCTTTTTATTGTCCATCTAAGCGATTTTTTTACGATTTCCTCAGCTAAACGGCATTTGTTAACTGATAGCTAAGTTTTTTCCAcggcaaaatatttgtttacaaaaaaaaaatgttgccgTCGGTGTGCCTCAACCTAGGTTTTAATCTATTGCAGCGTATTTTTCCGTATTCCTTAACggaatcggacgtctatatagTTGAATTTGCAGCGTTAATATAGTAGGCCAGccgtaatttgtttttaaacacatttacAAGTATTCgttttagcaatttttt
Proteins encoded in this window:
- the LOC128259448 gene encoding neurobeachin-like protein 1 isoform X3 — its product is MDNKKDIYNLWVQYTTKNDETHFRQFVARFVAIWRSQLQLDFQAESCPMWNEVLPDSGPHLGRLPDELLPAIGKFIIVARDACETEGKLQEEAIEQVAILVDCLVIVCRHFDNILAVIKYEYKPNLIAILSRVFKQQMELPQAVPAISHLFSSFSAFLEVMYDPYLTWRSFVRGQTADYSSLSYKPHSVHVEIVPFIYDCFQEEKLIRYAEMGESLLNILGAVICGSQRNGMKAICPATVSITMSILRQWESASKLRRVALQCYALMVIVLQKSSPEERQIDLVTLVQLYCDALQELLATKHFDSGDANFDIASDADQDVAIDMAALSSSVAAVKFFVAGDAGVSEAIADSNLLELLTSLPKLIRPWHISHSSSLCSTMEALATLTRHSAQSAAQLRQAERIQRLFASLQEFGNPTVALLDTCFMLGYDESGHLLLLPEVMLQLLNWVPTLQEQEQLHVTNLVLKGCTDNYGTKSVACGSHIIKAVCGCLLKAESLAENCVQNLIKLIEELSKLSIVPAELKCIFMLLRQGTRFPQNKQLQQTLVVIALQSLRGSNSCAQYFSIEQPTDGILVPDIRNWTISGSYGFIFHILVRFNQLKDQTSSRRMLLALQTASGSGFEVFVQPNGNVVVAALTRREYLTSSTATKTLMDGQWHYLTVAITPPKRPFSYSQINIYVDFVQKLSATLKVQAINEPFTHCSIGAVVAPPQPGEVAKTGIMPRSSSQESGSIYKGMLPSLLERTLSANVSNYFTLPMRTQTAFDPNVKNFPIGMQDTVFGEQTCLHGHLGGVLLADPTTSLKTIFDAGSNFSSIFSQDNDLLELNSRFVFCYAPGAVWHGTCQDLIPGGKYPGRISAQHCKIVKIQETINSIGGISAILPILHRLVSSDQAADISIGSVSEESLSCAPTPSAEEFTDWEMLSSNSYTEWKMLQHPLASFLCLLRYLTHEHETNQEQLLSSECLAIVGTMLQRCPPALFDVNALMATHLLMESLQGHKAEAGGQLLDALYALYAHIVFDFAIWSRLQFQITLGHAQYLSAMIKNDRKFFRKRYGVQFVLDVVRQYYSTPDSISDDDAKTIRATLFGIIRFYLQKEVNIKEVNSMVAFLASVRQDVVLVEFLEMMTFYVRGKNCKDQMVLLLHEPQSANLIYNFFVDKSYNNEIQEAAIRFISGLLATSRVHQKYKQVLRLYDQATEQSMFPGFFSFITPMSLSSTILFHLVDEMLGLQPDYAGLIFLVYHVSSSDLPVKLEIAKRLLQTTFVKQQSTVAMAKQTGWQESIARLLIRKPITSSPPDEEKRRSFGINLDVLLEDNSSFLAQADLITFSEQEIGLAQLQQQQQEELSDSGLILNEIQASVSEAATVIESEIKELAESVSGAVVENASSLFSVIRQTTHDLQDTFESLTLGSSTDTADGAQTPSIQREESLSSDSSTQSPHGPPKKSDSLESTSAFDFVAYGDVDTEEQLVYLVSNTLFNIFWRGIPNDHPQCWQERGQVLGCINLLALNNELITSHLSLRLRILEMAVQASLFDLSEHGSQTLVNQENASHILRMVYELVVLGSNEDESKKCSTKLLDGVLALLDALMIFQQGSSDDWSDMIRLCLGLLLKCSHHPNPGIVAMATAKLHAILQSRSTEDPAELSYLLYSINRALDNAIEVGNPEEYSFLMPVMKALLEKCRFAFNLDSTLPDLPSTSSGPVFFNDFQMYSTSKKWRNFIERMVKPLYDRYQRDIELHLWEPINRFWAECYEACKAASKQRASNQAENRRLFQQKIYMPWKVRQVEEMQRLQAAALHHKTTDCHIRKRWKTAKRFLYGPRGPWYTGELDEEFWKLSPHENVARMRLKLEPQLYPNKHENAANLRDNATSAYDTKEISEFDSTIKNAVVRDFLADDESSQLEEELRQLIDTQAQQDVALEKLVMSQDCELITLMTKVKGRIEVNQSVFTFVDLSPPTDDGAKHDFRFSTNKIREVHLRKYNLRRSALEIFLVDQTSYFLNFTTKTRNNVFTKIVGLPLPNILYGSGRSPAELLRASGLTQRWINREISNFEYLMYLNTIAGRSYNDLSQYPVFPWILADYTSDVLDLTDPKSFRDLSKPIGCINPKNEAEVRGKYDSFEDPSGAIPKFHYGTHYSNSAGVLHYLLRVEPFTSLHIELQSGRFDVADRQFHSIPQTWKLLMDNPNDVKELIPEFFYFPEFLKNMNKFDLGHLQITKEKVDDVILPAWANTPEEFIAIHRRALESEYVSQHLHHWIDLIFGYKQKGPKAAEALNVFYYCSYEGAVDLDKITNPVEREAVEGMINNFGQVPSQLLREPHPRRLTQDETALKLVRAELRRPDLTQFLDKVVQYDCELSTPKDPIVYLSPPRSPPRSFLQLSPDVLVSVSKSSILGCNSWLSFDKDHGFLLEIDATTANLKNRKRVFGPFHSSQPPHSQLFAVSTDGKLLYAGGIWDNSLRVYNLNKGKAVASVTRHLDIITCIALDNCGSYLVTGSRDCTCIVWSIQSQQQGGGGSTSNIPVHALTGQSHLQAITQLNTQNHYSPKPLTVLYGHDDAISSVAIYTELDLVVSGSLDGTVNVYTLQEGQFVRTLKPIGCTESCVQISFVTLSYHGHIAFSALDDTSHSVHVYSINGCSLGSKYVSGRVTGLASASDYLVVADDAGDITMSRLHGLKPVFDIPLHVPIQTVVVTPGNTHILAPLRDGRLAVIAVQLPSGGNKKHSVLNV